GCAGACGGTGACGTGGCCGTTCGTCGGCGAGGTGCGCCACCGGGACTCGCTCGGCAGCGACGTGATCGTGCAGCGGGGAGCCCTGAACATCATGACCAGCGGCGCCGGCATCGCCCACTCCGAGTACTCGGTCGGGGATGACGCCGTCCCCCTCGACGCCCTGCAGCTGTGGGTCGCCCTGCCCGAATCGCGCCGGAACGGCGCGGCGGACTTCGAGCGGCACGAGAACCTGCCGGTGCTGCCGCTCGCGGCCGAGGCGGGCGCGCCCGGTGACGCGATCGTCGTGGTCGGCGAGCTCGGCGGCATCCGCTCCCCCGCCACGATGCACACCCCGATCGTCGGGGCCGAGCTGCACATCCCCGCCGGTGCGCGCGTGCGCGTGCCGCTTCGTCCCGACTGGGATCACGCGCTGCTCGGCGTCGCGGGCGACGCGCGCGTGATCGGGACGGATGCCGAGGACCGCGCCGGCATCGGCGCCGACCTGCTCTATCTCGGGCGCTCGCGCGAAGGGATCCTGCTGGAGAGCGACGAGGCCGCGACGCTGTTCCTGCTGGGCGGCGAGCCGTTCGCCGACGAGATCGTCATGTGGTGGAACTTCGTGGCGCGCTCGCACGACGAGATCGTCGCGGCGCGCGAGGCATGGGAGGCCGGAGGCGACCGGTTCGGCCGTGTCGTCGCGCACGGCGACGAGCGCATTCCGGCGCCGCCGATGCCGGCGGTGCGCCTCACGCGCCGCCGCCGGCGCATCTGATCCGGCATCAGACACGAAGAGGGCGCCCGGGCCGAAGCCCGAGCGCCCTCCCTCGTGTGCGGGACTACGGCACGTCGACCGAGACCACGGTGCGCACGTCGGAGTCGCCGTACTGGACGACACCGAGGTAACTGCCCGAGTTCAGGCCCGTCCACGACAGGCCGTAGTTCGTCGGCATACCCTTTTCCACGGGGAGCGGGTTCGGCGTCGCGGTGAGGTCGCCCACGCCCGCGCCGCTGACGATGCCCGAGGTGAGATCCCACGTGAACGGGGCCTCGTACGAGTACACGTGCGCCTCGATCAGGTAGGTTCCCGCCGTCGGCGTGACCAGCTGCACGGCCTCGTCGGCCGAGCCGCTCGCCGAGTACCACATCTCGTAGTAGCCCCAGTCCTCCGGCCCGACCACGCGGTAGACGAACAGATCCATGTCGGATCCGCTGTCGTCCGCGGAGTCGATGGCCCAGCGGGCGAGGTCGGTGCCCTCCGGGACCTCGACAACGTAGTAGCTGTAGCCGCCGTCCGCGGCACCGGTGGTCTCGTCGCCGGCGACCAGCAGCTCCTCCGGCGCGAGGCCGGCGAGGTTGAGGTCGAGCGAGCCGCTGACACCCGGGGTGATCTCGATCTCGACCGACCCGTCGGTGCCGGTGCCGTCGACCCACTCCGGCGCATCCGCCGTGACCGGGTAGATGGCGATCGGCGATCGCACCTCGGTCGCGCCGGACGTCCACGTGAGGAACCCGGTGCTCCAGGCCTCGACCGCGGCCGTGTCGTTCTCGAAGCTGATCGTGAACGACTTCGACTCGCCCGCGGCGGCGAACTCCAGCGTGCTGGGCTCCACGACCGCGTCGATGCCGGGCAGATCCACCGCAGCGGTGAACGTCCCCGCCTGCGTCGCGGTCACGGTGCGCGTGACCGTCTGCGGGCCGGCGAGTGCACCGATGCCGATGGAGGCCAGGTTCAGGTCGCTGGCGTCGATCGGCTCCACGCCGAAGTCCGCCAGGCCGAGACCCTGCAGGTACTGCGCCCAGTCGTAACCCGCGCTCAGGTACAGCAGACCCGGCTCGAAGTACTTCGTGGGGTCGACGTGGCCGGCGCCCTGCGCGAACGGATCGGTGTTCTCCGAACCGTCTGCGTTCACCGAGTTGT
This region of Microbacterium thalassium genomic DNA includes:
- a CDS encoding pirin family protein, whose amino-acid sequence is MTRLDADSAESLEAAAECDGPRSVLLEAREVPLGGVRAMSVRRALPQRDLPLVGAWCFLDRFGPQVARMRVEPHPHVGLQTVTWPFVGEVRHRDSLGSDVIVQRGALNIMTSGAGIAHSEYSVGDDAVPLDALQLWVALPESRRNGAADFERHENLPVLPLAAEAGAPGDAIVVVGELGGIRSPATMHTPIVGAELHIPAGARVRVPLRPDWDHALLGVAGDARVIGTDAEDRAGIGADLLYLGRSREGILLESDEAATLFLLGGEPFADEIVMWWNFVARSHDEIVAAREAWEAGGDRFGRVVAHGDERIPAPPMPAVRLTRRRRRI